A genomic region of Pontibaca methylaminivorans contains the following coding sequences:
- the modC gene encoding molybdenum ABC transporter ATP-binding protein, producing MTLSVALRHRFAGFDVDLDFEAPKGVTVLFGPSGAGKSTVLNAVAGLFHPEHARITLDGTVLSDTGRRISVAAHRRRLGVIFQDGRLFPHLTVRQNLRYGRWFLRGRSRPGSWAAARRESDVIEMLGIGPLVGRMPGTLSGGERQRVAIGRALLAEPRLILADEPLSALDDARKAEILPYFERLRDELRVPMLYVSHSAPEVARIATTVALLGRGRLLQIGPAAEVLSAPAAVAGAGREAGAVISARVLRHHADGITELDAGGVALFLPLVNARPGARLRLRIAASDVILARERPAGLSALNMLPGVVESLHEDGNVVVVRLNTAAGALLSRITHRSCSALDVRPGARLVAIAKSLSHAPEDIGTPFCDIPRTA from the coding sequence ATGACGCTCTCGGTCGCCCTCCGCCACCGCTTTGCCGGTTTTGATGTCGACCTCGACTTCGAGGCGCCAAAGGGGGTGACGGTGCTGTTCGGCCCGTCGGGCGCTGGGAAATCCACGGTGCTGAACGCGGTTGCGGGCCTGTTTCACCCCGAACACGCGCGCATCACGCTCGACGGAACGGTGCTGAGCGACACCGGACGGCGCATTTCGGTGGCCGCGCATCGCCGCCGGCTCGGCGTGATCTTTCAGGACGGGCGGCTGTTTCCCCATCTCACTGTTCGCCAGAACCTGCGCTATGGCCGCTGGTTCCTGCGCGGCAGGTCCCGCCCCGGATCGTGGGCGGCGGCGCGGCGCGAAAGCGACGTGATCGAGATGCTGGGCATCGGGCCGCTTGTCGGGCGCATGCCGGGCACGTTGTCGGGCGGCGAGCGGCAGCGCGTCGCCATCGGCCGCGCGCTTCTGGCGGAGCCGCGGCTCATCCTGGCGGACGAGCCGCTTTCAGCGCTGGATGACGCGCGCAAGGCCGAGATCCTGCCCTATTTCGAACGGCTGCGCGATGAACTGCGGGTGCCGATGCTCTATGTCAGCCACTCCGCCCCGGAGGTCGCGCGGATCGCGACCACGGTTGCCCTGCTCGGGCGGGGGCGGCTTCTGCAGATCGGACCGGCGGCCGAGGTGCTCTCGGCGCCGGCGGCGGTCGCGGGGGCGGGACGCGAGGCGGGGGCGGTGATTTCGGCGCGGGTGCTGCGGCATCACGCGGACGGGATCACCGAACTCGACGCCGGCGGCGTGGCGCTATTCCTGCCCCTGGTCAACGCCCGGCCCGGCGCGCGGCTGCGGCTGCGCATCGCCGCCTCGGACGTGATCCTCGCGCGCGAGCGCCCCGCGGGGCTTTCCGCCCTCAACATGCTGCCCGGCGTGGTCGAATCCCTGCACGAGGATGGCAATGTCGTCGTGGTGCGGCTCAACACGGCGGCGGGTGCGCTGCTGTCGCGCATCACCCATCGCTCCTGCAGCGCGCTCGACGTCCGGCCGGGGGCGCGGCTGGTCGCCATCGCGAAGTCGCTCTCGCATGCGCCCGAGGACATCGGCACGCCCTTCTGCGACATTCCCCGGACCGCGTGA
- the modB gene encoding molybdate ABC transporter permease subunit → MDWLGPEEWSALRLSLRVSFWATIASLPVALFVAHALARWRFPGHGMLNGLVHLPLVLPPVVTGYLLLVAFGRRGFLGPWLHDWFGIVFSFRWTGAALAAAVMAFPLMVRAIRLSIEAVDPRLEAAAGSLGASRFWVWITVTLPLILPGVLAGAVLAFAKAMGEFGATITFVSNIPGETRTLPTAIYSFLQVPGGEAAAARLVLVAVVLAMGALILSEWLARRIARRIAAR, encoded by the coding sequence ATGGACTGGCTCGGCCCCGAGGAATGGAGCGCGCTGCGCCTGTCGCTGCGCGTCTCCTTCTGGGCCACGATCGCGAGCCTGCCGGTGGCGCTGTTCGTCGCCCATGCGCTGGCGCGCTGGCGCTTTCCGGGGCACGGGATGCTGAACGGGCTTGTCCATCTGCCGCTGGTGCTGCCGCCGGTCGTGACCGGTTATCTTCTGCTTGTCGCCTTCGGGCGGCGGGGATTTCTCGGCCCCTGGCTGCATGACTGGTTCGGCATCGTGTTTTCCTTTCGCTGGACCGGCGCGGCGCTTGCGGCGGCGGTGATGGCCTTTCCGCTCATGGTGCGGGCGATCCGCCTTTCCATCGAGGCGGTGGACCCCCGGCTCGAGGCCGCCGCCGGGAGCCTCGGCGCCTCGCGTTTCTGGGTCTGGATCACGGTGACGCTGCCCCTGATCCTGCCCGGCGTGCTGGCCGGCGCGGTCCTTGCCTTTGCCAAGGCGATGGGGGAATTCGGCGCCACCATTACCTTCGTGTCCAACATCCCCGGCGAGACCCGGACCCTGCCCACGGCGATCTACAGCTTCCTGCAGGTGCCGGGCGGCGAGGCGGCGGCGGCGCGCCTTGTTCTGGTCGCGGTCGTGCTGGCGATGGGGGCACTGATCCTCTCCGAGTGGCTCGCGCGGCGCATCGCCCGACGGATCGCTGCGCGATGA
- the modA gene encoding molybdate ABC transporter substrate-binding protein yields the protein MRNASAALALLIGIGGGLPAAAEEVVVFAAASLKTALDEIVTDFEAKTGDRVLVSYAGSNALARQILGGAPADIFISASQEWMDEVEKGGEVAGDSRVDLLGNTLVLVAHDDDVAPLTLDADTDLAGLIGDEKLAMALVDSVPAGQYGRQALTSLGLWDEVEGSVAQADNVRATLALVAMGEAPFGIVYATDAAAEPAVHVIGTFPADSHDPVSYPAALLKAAGDGADDTFFNALRDPDATRIFAEHGFETLN from the coding sequence ATGCGCAACGCGAGTGCCGCCCTTGCCCTGCTGATCGGAATCGGGGGCGGACTGCCTGCCGCCGCAGAGGAGGTCGTGGTCTTTGCCGCCGCCTCGCTCAAGACCGCGCTTGACGAGATTGTGACCGATTTCGAGGCAAAGACCGGCGACAGGGTGCTCGTCAGCTATGCCGGCTCGAACGCGCTCGCGCGGCAGATCCTCGGCGGTGCGCCGGCCGACATTTTCATATCCGCCTCGCAGGAATGGATGGACGAGGTCGAAAAGGGCGGCGAGGTCGCCGGCGACAGCCGGGTCGATCTTCTGGGCAACACGCTTGTCCTGGTCGCCCATGACGACGATGTTGCTCCGCTCACGCTTGACGCCGATACGGATCTGGCCGGGCTGATCGGTGACGAAAAACTCGCCATGGCGCTGGTCGACTCGGTCCCGGCCGGGCAATACGGACGGCAGGCGCTGACCAGTCTCGGGCTTTGGGACGAGGTGGAAGGGTCGGTCGCGCAGGCGGACAACGTGCGTGCAACGCTTGCGCTCGTCGCGATGGGCGAGGCGCCCTTCGGAATCGTCTATGCCACCGACGCGGCGGCCGAACCGGCGGTTCATGTGATCGGAACCTTTCCCGCCGACAGCCACGATCCGGTAAGCTATCCGGCGGCGCTGCTGAAAGCGGCCGGCGACGGGGCGGACGACACCTTCTTCAACGCGCTGCGTGACCCCGACGCCACGCGGATCTTCGCAGAACATGGTTTCGAGACCCTGAACTGA